One Poecilia reticulata strain Guanapo linkage group LG19, Guppy_female_1.0+MT, whole genome shotgun sequence genomic window carries:
- the LOC103481339 gene encoding MAGUK p55 subfamily member 3-like isoform X2, translated as MPIVSANTGLHETLAILTSQLHPGANHKEDLVFLRDVFSEKSIGYLMKIHERLKLYEKYSPTPVLHSASCLAEDLAEELQSGPLQDDERELLLLLNTPHLKAVLSAHDIVAQKKFDPVLPPLPEDLDDDFEEESVKIVRLVKNKEPLGATIRRDEATGAVIVARIMRGGAADRSGLVHVGDELREVNGNLITHKRPDEISQILSQSQGSITLKIIPAVAEEDRLKESRVYLRALFDYTPFEDKATPCQEAGLPFKRGDILQVVSQEDATWWQAKKVGDCNLRAALIPSIQFQERRLRYRMKMNSLPAPLSPKAPTSDRTEKEDCDSKSALNGKDVASLRRSFRLKKDRQGSPAETQTPDGHRSDFRIYEEVTQYLPRPGEKPRLIVLIGSLGARVTELKQKVIADNPRWFGLAVPHTTRARKTHEREGVEYHFISRAAFEADIQNGKFIEYGEYKENLYGTSLESIHKVLSQNKVCLVDVQPEALKTLRTAEFKPYIIFVTPRFPDCQRKHFGSSSSLSAGITEEDLQEMKQSAEKMDECYGHWVDYVLVKEDPVSALAELQVALERVQTEPQWVPVFWVRR; from the exons ATGCCCATCGTTTCTGCAAATACAG ggCTGCATGAGACTCTGGCCATCCTCACATCTCAGCTCCACCCTGGCGCCAACCACAAGGAGGACCTGGTCTTCCTCAGAGACGTCTTCAGTGAGAAAAGCATCGGTTACCTCATGAAG ATCCATGAGCGGTTAAAGCTGTATGAGAAGTACAGCCCCACTCCGGTCCTACACAGCGCCTCCTGTCTGGCAGARGAT CTAGCAGAAGAGCTTCAGAGCGGGCCACTGCAGGATGACGAGCGAGAGCTGCTCCTTTTGCTGAACACACCTCACCTGAAG GCGGTGCTGTCAGCTCATGACATTGTTGCCCAGAAGAAATTTGACCCGGTTCTTCCCCCGTTGCCAGAAGATTTAGACGATGACTTTGAGGAAGAATCTGTGAAGATTGTCCGTCTGGTTAAGAACAAAGAACCTCTG gGAGCAACCATTCGGAGAGACGAGGCCACCGGAGCTGTAATTGTGGCCAGAATCATGCGGGGAGGGGCAGCTGACCGCAGCG GTCTGGTCCATGTAGGAGATGAGCTGCGAGAGGTGAACGGAAACCTGATCACTCACAAAAGGCCTGATGAGATCAGCCAGATCCTG TCTCAGTCTCAGGGCTCCATCACTCTGAAAATCATCCCAGCTGTTGCTGAAGAAGATCGACTGAAGGAGAGCAGA GTCTACCTGCGCGCTCTGTTTGACTACACACCTTTTGAGGACAAGGCAACGCCGTGTCAAGAGGCGGGACTTCCTTTCAAGAGAGGGGACATCCTGCAGGTCGTCAGCCAGGAGGACGCCACCTGGTGGCAAGCCAAGAAAGTGGGCGACTGCAACCTGCGTGCTGCCCTCATCCCCTCCATTCAGTTTCAGGAGAG GCGTCTGAGATACAGAATGAAGATGAATTCCCTTCCTGCTCCTCTGTCTCCCAAAGCTCCAACAT CTGATCGGACAGAGAAAG AAGACTGTGACAGTAAAAGTGCTCTGAATGGAAAGGATGTAG CCAGTTTACGCCGAAGTTTCCGGCTGAAAAAAGATCGACAGGGTTCACCGGCAGAGACCCAAACGCCAGACGGCCATCGGTCGGACTTCCGGATCTATGAGGAAGTTACGCAATATTTGCCCCGCCCTGGAGAAAAGCCCCGCCTTATTGTACTGATAG GTTCGCTAGGAGCTCGAGTCACGGAGCTAAAACAGAAGGTGATAGCAGATAATCCTCGGTGGTTTGGTCTGGCTGTTCCCC ACACGACCCGAGCCAGAAAGACTCACGAGAGAGAAGGAGTGGAGTACCACTTCATCAGCAGAGCAGCTTTTGAGGCCGACATCCAGAATGGGAA GTTTATTGAATATGGGGAGTATAAAGAGAATCTGTACGGCACCAGCTTGGAGTCCATTCATAAAGTTCTGAGTCAGAACAAAGTCTGTTTAGTGGACGTGCAGCCAGAG GCACTGAAGACGCTGCGAACGGCCGAGTTCAAACCATACATCATCTTCGTGACGCCTCGCTTCCCCGACTGCCAAAGAAAACACTTcggctcctcttcctctctcagcGCCGGGATCACG GAGGAGGACCTCCAGGAAATGAAGCAGTCTGCAGAGAAGATGGATGAGTGCTACGGCCATTGGGTGGACTACGTGTTGGTGAAGGAGGACCCAGTGAGTGCCTTAGCGGAGCTCCAGGTGGCGCTGGAGAGGGTGCAGACGGAGCCGCAGTGGGTTCCCGTGTTCTGGGTGAGGCGTTAG
- the LOC103481339 gene encoding MAGUK p55 subfamily member 3-like isoform X1 codes for MPIVSANTGLHETLAILTSQLHPGANHKEDLVFLRDVFSEKSIGYLMKIHERLKLYEKYSPTPVLHSASCLAEDLAEELQSGPLQDDERELLLLLNTPHLKAVLSAHDIVAQKKFDPVLPPLPEDLDDDFEEESVKIVRLVKNKEPLGATIRRDEATGAVIVARIMRGGAADRSGLVHVGDELREVNGNLITHKRPDEISQILSQSQGSITLKIIPAVAEEDRLKESRVYLRALFDYTPFEDKATPCQEAGLPFKRGDILQVVSQEDATWWQAKKVGDCNLRAALIPSIQFQERRLRYRMKMNSLPAPLSPKAPTSDRTEKEDCDSKSALNGKDVVSPKSKAAPAFCGHAFSWEFYSASLRRSFRLKKDRQGSPAETQTPDGHRSDFRIYEEVTQYLPRPGEKPRLIVLIGSLGARVTELKQKVIADNPRWFGLAVPHTTRARKTHEREGVEYHFISRAAFEADIQNGKFIEYGEYKENLYGTSLESIHKVLSQNKVCLVDVQPEALKTLRTAEFKPYIIFVTPRFPDCQRKHFGSSSSLSAGITEEDLQEMKQSAEKMDECYGHWVDYVLVKEDPVSALAELQVALERVQTEPQWVPVFWVRR; via the exons ATGCCCATCGTTTCTGCAAATACAG ggCTGCATGAGACTCTGGCCATCCTCACATCTCAGCTCCACCCTGGCGCCAACCACAAGGAGGACCTGGTCTTCCTCAGAGACGTCTTCAGTGAGAAAAGCATCGGTTACCTCATGAAG ATCCATGAGCGGTTAAAGCTGTATGAGAAGTACAGCCCCACTCCGGTCCTACACAGCGCCTCCTGTCTGGCAGARGAT CTAGCAGAAGAGCTTCAGAGCGGGCCACTGCAGGATGACGAGCGAGAGCTGCTCCTTTTGCTGAACACACCTCACCTGAAG GCGGTGCTGTCAGCTCATGACATTGTTGCCCAGAAGAAATTTGACCCGGTTCTTCCCCCGTTGCCAGAAGATTTAGACGATGACTTTGAGGAAGAATCTGTGAAGATTGTCCGTCTGGTTAAGAACAAAGAACCTCTG gGAGCAACCATTCGGAGAGACGAGGCCACCGGAGCTGTAATTGTGGCCAGAATCATGCGGGGAGGGGCAGCTGACCGCAGCG GTCTGGTCCATGTAGGAGATGAGCTGCGAGAGGTGAACGGAAACCTGATCACTCACAAAAGGCCTGATGAGATCAGCCAGATCCTG TCTCAGTCTCAGGGCTCCATCACTCTGAAAATCATCCCAGCTGTTGCTGAAGAAGATCGACTGAAGGAGAGCAGA GTCTACCTGCGCGCTCTGTTTGACTACACACCTTTTGAGGACAAGGCAACGCCGTGTCAAGAGGCGGGACTTCCTTTCAAGAGAGGGGACATCCTGCAGGTCGTCAGCCAGGAGGACGCCACCTGGTGGCAAGCCAAGAAAGTGGGCGACTGCAACCTGCGTGCTGCCCTCATCCCCTCCATTCAGTTTCAGGAGAG GCGTCTGAGATACAGAATGAAGATGAATTCCCTTCCTGCTCCTCTGTCTCCCAAAGCTCCAACAT CTGATCGGACAGAGAAAG AAGACTGTGACAGTAAAAGTGCTCTGAATGGAAAGGATGTAG TTTCTCCCAAGAGTAAGGCAGCTCCTGCCTTCTGTGGCCATGCTTTCTCATGGGAATTTTACTCAG CCAGTTTACGCCGAAGTTTCCGGCTGAAAAAAGATCGACAGGGTTCACCGGCAGAGACCCAAACGCCAGACGGCCATCGGTCGGACTTCCGGATCTATGAGGAAGTTACGCAATATTTGCCCCGCCCTGGAGAAAAGCCCCGCCTTATTGTACTGATAG GTTCGCTAGGAGCTCGAGTCACGGAGCTAAAACAGAAGGTGATAGCAGATAATCCTCGGTGGTTTGGTCTGGCTGTTCCCC ACACGACCCGAGCCAGAAAGACTCACGAGAGAGAAGGAGTGGAGTACCACTTCATCAGCAGAGCAGCTTTTGAGGCCGACATCCAGAATGGGAA GTTTATTGAATATGGGGAGTATAAAGAGAATCTGTACGGCACCAGCTTGGAGTCCATTCATAAAGTTCTGAGTCAGAACAAAGTCTGTTTAGTGGACGTGCAGCCAGAG GCACTGAAGACGCTGCGAACGGCCGAGTTCAAACCATACATCATCTTCGTGACGCCTCGCTTCCCCGACTGCCAAAGAAAACACTTcggctcctcttcctctctcagcGCCGGGATCACG GAGGAGGACCTCCAGGAAATGAAGCAGTCTGCAGAGAAGATGGATGAGTGCTACGGCCATTGGGTGGACTACGTGTTGGTGAAGGAGGACCCAGTGAGTGCCTTAGCGGAGCTCCAGGTGGCGCTGGAGAGGGTGCAGACGGAGCCGCAGTGGGTTCCCGTGTTCTGGGTGAGGCGTTAG